A portion of the Rhinolophus sinicus isolate RSC01 linkage group LG03, ASM3656204v1, whole genome shotgun sequence genome contains these proteins:
- the PEAK1 gene encoding inactive tyrosine-protein kinase PEAK1 isoform X2, with the protein MSACNTFTEHVWKPGECKNCFKPKRLHQLTPDPEKPPTSHGNVKTNANHSNNHRIRNTGNFRPPVAKKPTIAVKPTMMVADGQSVCGELSIQEHCEDKPVITGRSQSRTALTQKPLTNNNYNADGIEGLSHVPKPYGNTDSAKKVSSNNNGLTEVLKEIAGLDTTPQIRGNETNSRETFLGRINNCYKRSLERKLPPSCMMGGIKDTQGRHVILSGSAKVISNEGGRFCYPEFSSGEESEDDALLGDMEEERESWDESDEELLAMEIRMRGQPRFANFRANTLSPVRFCVDKKWNTVPLRNKSLQRICAVDYDDSYDEILNGYDETSLVSYGPGSVQSMVSVGSTSPDSSLTEELRSETASSLSQRVCNRGLAPGNPGDSKDVKESLCGDDQKDSSSQASRSSAKVPETHKAVLALRLEEKDGKIAVQTEKQESKASTDITGHAVTINLVPAEEQAKPYRVVNLEQPLCKPYTVVDVSAAMASEHLEGPVHSPKTKTSSSTPDSPVLSPPLTAGQISAHFQKSSAIRYQEVWTSSTSPRQKIPKVELISGGTGPNVPPRKSCHKSAPTSPIATNISSKTIPVKSPNLSEIKFNSYNNAGMPPFPIIIHDEPTYARSSKNAIKVPIVINPNAYDNLAIYKSFLGTSGELSVKEKTTSIISHTYEEIETASKVSDDTASKATECPQAKGSANSTDRKRGSVAQKVQEFNSCLNRGQTSPQRSYSSGRSSPNKVQRTTQEPAAKTEGAQETPMPGSGSREKASTVLSQIVASIPPPQSPPEVPACGPKACSVEELYAVPPDAGAARSTPVRPKSLFTSQPSGEAEAPQSAENLTTKVQKDPLAKPVTSPLSKLVTDPHTEPPPPFPPPRSTSSPYHASNLLQKHFTNWTKPTSPPRSTEAESVLHSEGSRRAADAKPKRWISFKSFFRRRKTDEEDDKEKDRDRGKLVGLDGTVIHVLPPPPVQRHHWFTEAKGEPSEKPAIIFMYRCDPAQGQLGVESSARADQPTGVGKAATENGAPQGSEKKTRTHSSPSQIPKDMLRAI; encoded by the coding sequence atgtctgcttgTAACACCTTTACTGAACATGTTTGGAAACCTGGTGAATGCAAGAACTGCTTTAAACCTAAACGCTTACACCAGCTGACCCCAGACCCTGAGAAGCCACCCACCTCCCACGGCAATGTGAAAACTAACGCCAATCACAGTAACAACCATCGCATCAGAAACACCGGAAATTTCCGGCCTCCTGTGGCTAAAAAACCCACTATAGCTGTGAAGCCCACTATGATGGTGGCAGACGGGCAAAGTGTGTGTGGTGAGCTTAGTATCCAAGAACACTGTGAGGATAAACCTGTCATTACAGGGAGGAGCCAAAGCAGGACAGCTTTGACTCAGAAACCACttactaataataattataatgcagATGGTATTGAAGGACTTAGCCATGTTCCTAAACCTTACGGCAATACTGATAGTGCAAAGAAGGTATCAAGTAACAACAATGGACTTACTGAAGTGTTGAAGGAGATAGCAGGCTTGGATACTACCCCTCAGATCAGAGGAAATGAAACCAACTCCCGAGAAACGTTCTTAGGAAGAATAAATAATTGCTATAAACGATCCCTGGAAAGAAAGCTTCCACCAAGTTGCATGATGGGTGGGATAAAGGATACTCAGGGCAGGCACGTCATTCTGAGTGGGAGCGCAAAGGTGATCAGTAACGAAGGGGGCCGCTTCTGTTACCCGGAGTTTTCCAGTGGAGAGGAGAGTGAGGACGACGCGCTTCTCGGTGACATGGAGGAGGAGCGTGAGAGCTGGGATGAGAGTGACGAGGAGCTGCTGGCCATGGAGATTCGCATGAGAGGGCAGCCGCGCTTCGCTAACTTCAGGGCGAACACCTTGTCCCCTGTTCGATTCTGTGTGGACAAAAAATGGAACACTGTCCCTCTGCGAAATAAGTCTCTGCAGAGAATCTGTGCTGTGGATTATGATGACAGTTACGATGAAATCCTGAATGGTTACGACGAGACTTCTCTGGTGTCCTACGGGCCAGGAAGCGTTCAGAGCATGGTGTCGGTGGGCTCCACCTCACCAGACTCTTCTTTAACAGAAGAATTGCGTTCTGAGACAGCCAGTAGTTTATCCCAGAGGGTCTGTAATAGGGGACTAGCTCCTGGGAACCCCGGAGATTCCAAGGACGTGAAGGAAAGCCTGTGTGGTGATGATCAGAAGGACTCATCCTCACAGGCATCCAGAAGCTCCGCGAAAGTTCCGGAGACACACAAAGCAGTCCTTGCTCTCCGGCTGGAAGAGAAGGATGGCAAAATTGCTGTACAAACTGAGAAGCAAGAGAGTAAAGCCTCTACAGATATCACCGGGCATGCAGTAACCATAAACCTCGTTCCTGCAGAAGAGCAAGCGAAGCCCTACCGCGTTGTGAATCTGGAGCAGCCGCTGTGCAAGCCATACACTGTCGTGGACGTGTCGGCAGCCATGGCCAGCGAGCACCTGGAGGGCCCTGTCCACAGCCCCAAGACCAAAACCTCATCTTCTACTCCAGACTCTCCAGTGCTGTCACCTCCATTGACAGCAGGACAAATAAGTGCCCATTTCCAAAAGTCCAGTGCAATCCGGTACCAGGAGGTATGGACTTCCAGTACCAGTCCACGCCAAAAGATACCTAAGGTGGAATTAATTAGTGGTGGAACTGGGCCAAATGTCCCCCCAAGGAAAAGCTGTCACAAATCAGCCCCCACGTCACCCATAGCTACAAACATTTCCTCCAAAACCATCCCTGTGAAGTCACCTAATTtgtctgaaataaaatttaatagttATAACAATGCTGGTATGCCGCCTTTTCCCATCATCATCCATGACGAGCCAACGTATGCTCGGAGTTCCAAAAATGCTATCAAAGTTCCCATTGTAATCAATCCAAATGCATATGACAATCTAGCCATTTATAAAAGTTTTCTCGGCACAAGTGGAGAACTTTCAGTAAAGGAAAAAACCACGAGTATAATAAGCCATacttatgaagaaatagaaactgcAAGCAAAGTATCTGATGACACCGCCAGCAAGGCCACCGAATGTCCCCAAGCTAAGGGGTCTGCAAACAGCACAGATCGGAAGAGGGGCTCAGTGGCCCAGAAGGTCCAGGAGTTTAACAGCTGTCTTAACAGAGGTCAGACTTCACCACAGAGAAGCTATAGTTCCGGCCGCAGCTCCCCAAACAAGGTCCAGAGAACCACTCAAGAGCCTGCTGCCAAAACAGAAGGTGCCCAGGAGACTCCGATGCCGGGCAGCGGCAGCCGGGAGAAGGCGAGCACCGTGCTTTCCCAGATTGTGGCTTCGATCCCGCCCCCACAGTCTCCACCAGAAGTGCCCGCGTGTGGCCCGAAGGCGTGCAGTGTGGAAGAGCTTTACGCGGTTCCTCCAGATGCCGGTGCTGCCAGGAGCACACCAGTCCGGCCCAAATCTCTCTTTACATCGCAGCCCAGTGGTGAGGCAGAAGCTCCACAGAGCGCAGAAAACCTCACCACCAAAGTGCAGAAAGATCCGCTGGCAAAGCCAGTCACCAGCCCTCTCTCCAAACTAGTGACCGACCCACACACTgagcccccacctcccttccccccaccgcGCTCTACTTCCTCCCCTTACCATGCAAGTAACCTTTTGCAGAAGCATTTCACCAACTGGACCAAGCCCACCAGCCCTCCCAGGTCCACAGAAGCTGAATCAGTTTTGCACTCGGAAGGCAGCAGGCGGGCAGCGGATGCAAAACCTAAACGCTGGATATCATTTAAAAGCTTCTTCCGCCGTCGGAAAACAGACGAGGAGGACGACAAAGAGAAAGACCGAGACAGAGGGAAACTGGTGGGCCTCGATGGCACGGTCATCCACGTGCTGCCTCCTCCCCCGGTCCAGCGCCATCACTGGTTCACGGAGGCTAAAGGGGAACCCAGTGAGAAGCCTGCCATTATCTTCATGTACAGGTGTGACCCTGCCCAGGGCCAGCTGGGGGTGGAGAGCTCGGCCAGGGCTGACCAGCCCACCGGCGTGGGGAAGGCTGCCACAGAGAACGGGGCACCGCAGGGCTCTGAGAAGAAGACAAGGACCCATTCTTCTCCCTCCCAGATCCCTAAAGACATGCTCAG